The genomic region GTTGCGATCAAGGAAGGATGTGTATCTAAATGTGTGTAGGAAATAAATGTGGAATACGCGTGGTGTTATATGATACTGCATAACAGATGGGTTGAACTTTTAATTTATGTGTGGCACTACACACACTACCCCACCCACCATGAATTTGGTCTTTGTAGCATGCTTCCGTGCTAATTTGCAAAATAGACATACTAAATTTTAGTCCGTACATTGCCAGGTAAATAAAATGTGGTTATCTAATTGATATGTTTTTTAATTTCACACCTCAAATAGAATGCACAGATTTCTTCAAGACATTAGAGAATATGCTTTGTGATTTGATGGCTTATACCCACAACCTGACGATGTTTTAGTTATTTTCCAGTTACGAGTTTATTAATGCTTTTGAATCTTGACCTGAAAAAAGGATGATCTAAGATAATGCTGTTAAAATATAATTGGTGTCAATTTCAACAAAGTTTGATATATCTTCTTGGATATGGCATGCTACAAAGCAATTATTTTTATTCACCAATGTGGTATGGAAAGTATAGTGCCTTGTGCTTGGATAATGTACGTTATGGGGAAGTTATTGCACTGCATCACTTCTCTTTTTCTAGGTGTTTGAGGTTTTTCCTCCTGAGGCAGAACAGGAGCTTTGAAAACTGGATGTTCAATTCCTTTGTGCTGCGGACGTGAAGATCTTGTGGAGATTTGATTGGGAATAGAATTCTGATGATGAGTTCGGTGGTTGGAGCACAAGGATTGGCATATCACATAGTGGGACTGTAGCAGATTGTAAGCATGTACATTTTGTGCATGATATGTGGTGTGGAAATGCCCCATGTTTGATTCGGCAGGTAGCAGATGATTTAGTCTACGATGGAGGTGTGCCTCTTGAAACTCTATGATTTAACTTTTATGAACTTGAATGACTAGGAACTCGTTTTGGTGGAGGATTTCTTCTCATACTTTAATTGAGTGAAGGTTGGTGGACTTGCGGTCTTGGGGACAGTTGAGTGAGGTGGAGTTTTAATATGGGGAAGCCCTTGGTCTGGAAACTTTGTTAGTGGTCTTTTGGGGCAGGGAACATGATTCGTTATAATTTTTGGTGattgaaaatttgatctaaaCGGGCGGGTACTATTTAATAGATGCTATATGTGGAAGAACGTTTTGTTTATTGGTATCGTGAAAATAGTTTCCTCGTAAGCGGCCTTCCTTAAGTATAAGGAATCTTAATTTTCATTTAGTTAGGTTTCCAAGTATTGCAATAGTTTGGATTATGCTCATTAGAGGATTGTGATGGTTAGTTAATCAAAAGGGGAAGCTGCTAGTTCTGCATCTGTTGTTTCTTTGGGGTCTCATATTGATGCTGGGATCTATCAGAAGTAGAGAGGTTTTGTAAGCAGTGCCAATGTGTTTGTTCTTGTGTTTGTGATTCACATGGCATTAGAAGAATTGTAGCACTCTGAAGTATGCTAGTCATATGGGTCTAGGGTAAATTCTGCTGGTGTATGGTTCCAGCAGGCCCATTAGTCCTCAATTTCCTATTTCTTTAAGGATTAGGTTATTTCCTGTTTTATTAGGTTTACGTCTTGATCAATCACACGTTATGTACCCTTTCCACAGATTTAGTGATTGAATAAAATTGATGGAACTTTGCTTCTCTCTAGGTTTGTGTGATTTCTAGAATTCCTACTGGTGTCATCGCATTCTGTCATGGAGTTAAAGTTATTAAAAGGATTATTCTCTACATTTGTTATTTTGGAACCTTTAAAAAAGTTTGTTTACTTATTTATGGGGtggttgtattttattttgttttgttcaaaCTTCTCTTGGAGATGCAGTATGAAAGTGGGGTTTACGAAAAAACGGGTGTTTGAGGATATTTCTTACTATAAGGAAATCAATTAGGGTTTaatcctttttctttccttggAGAGAAATTTTATAATGCTGGCCCACCTAAGGCAGCTTCTTAAGTAGGTTTGACAGTAGATTTGTAAGCAAACGGTGGAATCTGTAAGTTACTTtttctctgtttggttgcccCCTACCTTATTAGAATTGCTTGGTGATAGTAGCTATTGTTGGTGATGTGTTTGTGGAGTACCATTGAGGGTTTCATCACGCTGTGTGTCTCAAGAAAGTTTGTGTTACCTGTTTGCTTGGACGATGAAGAGTCTCACTTTCATTTtctgctttttatttttccctgTCCGCGTTGAAAAACTTATCTTATTTATGAAAGTGAATTCGTTTGGAGAAGTGCATGGAAATGTACATACGATCCCCATTTTTGAAACTTGAtccatttttttccttgttGGAATCAGAGAGGTTGATACGATAGAATGAAGAAAACTTTGGGGGATGCCTCTTCTGTCATATGAAactcatatttcaaacatattaGAGAGTGAATCAGCGTGTTACTGTGGTACTACACCAGATATTAGTGAGGTGGTTTCAGGTGAAATGTTGATTCTGAGTTCCTTTCCTAGTTCAATTGAAGCTGCTATATTTTGTGTATCTAACCATGGGTTTCACGATGTCTTATGTGATTGGATGCCTGGTGCTGAAACTTGGCAGATGTGTACAAAATGCGATGATCATTGCAGCTGCAGAAGAGCTCAACCAATCTCTGAGGGAAACAAGAATTTTGATGATTCCCGCCCCTTGATTTTTCCAAGAAGCTCTTCCCAGCTTTCAGCAGTCACCATGTCAGAAAGTTCTGCACCTAATTTCGTTTATAAAAGGAGGAAGTTACAAGGAAACCGTGTCACTGTGTTTCCAGGAGAGCGAGAAAACACTATAAGtggtgattttttttcttttctaaattctGAAGCTTCTACAGTTGCTGCTAAGGAAGAACTTGTATCTCAATTACACCATGAAACTGAAGCTACTCGAGCTCATTTTGTAGCTCCTCGTTCATGCAAGAGAGTTGGTCATGTTTTAAATTCAGAATCTTTTAATGGATGTTCTGCTGGTGAGGAATTAATTTTCAATGAAGCACCTAAAAATAACGTGCAAAAACTTTTAGAGGTAAGCAGCGTGAATGATAGTTGCTCATCATCAAAGTCAAATATGGAGCATGTTTCAACTTCCGCAAAGACTGAAGTAGATGAAACAGCTGAGTGCTCCTTTTCTAGTGCAATAGTTATGGAGGCTGTGGGAGACCTGTCTGAAAAGGATCTATGCATCTCTATTCTTAGAAGCCTTGGACTGCTTGGGGATTCTCAGGTTACCACGATCGGTGGTTCTGCTGAAGACATTGACACCATTAGCGGTGAAATCCATCACCGGTCATGCAAAATTTGTAGTCGTTCTGGAACCACTTTGAAAATGCTAATTTGTGATCATTGTGAAGAGGCATTTCACATGTCATGCTGCCACTCCCGTATGAAGAAACCACCTATTGATGAATGGTTCTGTCATTCTTGTTTGAAAAAGAAACATAAGATTTTACAGGAGAAAGTGACATTGCCCAATATCACGAGTGTCATGAGTAGGGAAGCATCATCCAAGGGCCAAATGAATCCCATAATGTTAATGTTGAGAGACATTGAGCCGTATACAACTAGTGTTCGGGTTGGTAAAGGGTTTCAAGCGGAAGTTCCTGACTGGTCTGGCCCAACAAATGGGTATGTTTGTTCTGTCATTTGCTCTCTTAACTCTTTTGATGCAGTTGAAGTTTATATGTTGCCTTCACTAGTTGGATGGATATCCTTGTGAAAACCGCTTGCTTTCCTTGTCTCTCTTCCTTTTGATTAGTCACTTTTCAAATGATGTACTATGAAGGTAGCCACTATGTGGTTTATATAGGAGGGTAGGGTAAGTagtttcattttggtttttgtgCTATGAATCCTTGTTTTCAGAGGACTTAGCACGCCAGGTAGGACAGATCTCATTGCTTGTGCTGCTTGTATTCCTAAACAATTGGCTGGCTGTCCTGCATAGGCACCTGTGTGGGATCTTTTTTTATCGTGTGTTCTcgtaaagaaaattttcataatcTGCCTTTCCTAACTCTGGTTTGAACCTTATTTTCCTTCATTTTGCATGTTACTTACaacttacaagttacaacttCTGTTATTTTGATTTGATACAGTGATATCAGTGGCATTGGTGAACCTTTGGAACTAGATTCGTCGGAGTATGCTAGATTGCATGTAAGTCCTTGATCTGTATTTGTATATGTAATCGGCTTTTTCATTTGGCATGGGAAGTTTGGAAATTCTATGGAGTAATGACACATCTTTCCGTTGTAGGGGCTGAACTGCAATAAACCTTCTAGACATAGCTCTATAGGTAATTGGCTTCAATGTCGAGAAGTTGTAGATCGCACAAATGGAACTATATGTGGAAAATGGCGCAGGTAATTAATTTATGGCTTGTGTTAATGCTTAATTGGAACCTGTGAAGGTCGTGATCTGATtattttgttggaaatttttcTGACAATATGTATAGTACTATATTTGAGTGAAATTACTTTAACGGAGAACATGAAACACCAATATGAATGGATGCTTGCTGTTTGACTTGTCAGTCTGAACTCTGAAGTTGTACAATTATCTGAGAGAGAACTCCAGTCCAAGACTGATGGTTCTTTAGAATTTAGATACTGGAAGAACGCATCGAAGATGCCCTTCTGTCCTTTCCTGTCTGTCGAGGGGTTCTCTCTCAGGGGGTTTTTGTCGGGTTTTCTTCGGTCTTAGTGATTGAAGATTAACTAAGACTTGACACAATGGCACTGGATCACAAATTCCAAACTCCAAACTTGTTTTCTCACAAATTCCAAACTTAATTCATATAGGTAGCTCTAAATTGTTTAAAGTTACACCACAAATCTGCTGGCTGGATTCTTTTTTTATGGCAATTGTCTTGAAATATGCAAGTACACAAATTAGTTCATGATGAGTTTTTTGGTATCTTGATATATTACCTAATACTTATGATCTAAAGTTGTTTTTATCGCTTTTTTTGATCGCTTAATTGCTTTTCTACTTTTGTTCTTGATTATGCTTGACATTTTAACAATTTGGAAGATTCTTGTATATCAGGGCTCCTCTTTTTGAAGTCCAAACTAATGACTGGGAGTGCTTCTGCTCTAACCTTTGGGATCCAAGCCGTGCTGATTGTAATGTGCCTCAGGTGGACCTATCACTGACACTCTTCATGTCTCTGTTTATAGACAACGTTTAGATTTTTAGATCGTATCATATGAAACTCTTAGAACTAGAGTAGTAGCAAAAAAAATGGATCACAATTTACACTGCTAGAGATATAGATGGTTGGGATTGCATCACAATGATTGTGCATCTCAACTATCCATATCGAACCTGCTGAGGGTTATTGGGATTTCATTCAGTCATTGGATTTTGATTAAACATGACTGAGATGTAGTCAATAGGGTATCAAGCACTTCACTATTGTTTTATTATGTCAGATAATGTATTTTGCTTCCTTCACTTAGGTTTTGTCTTTGTTATATGCTTTCTTCACTTCATTATATGCTGGTCTGTCTGGTGTCCATCTTTAAATCTAACGTTATCTCTCTTCTTTTGTGTCTGGCTCAGGAACTGGAAACGGATCAAGTTCTAAAGCAACTGAAGTACATTGAGACGGTATTTTCCAGGCAGTTGTTCCAATAAATAAGTTTTTGGATATGTTAGAGTTCATTTTAGTTGTATAGTATGATAAGCAAGTAGTGGTATGTGGAACCAAGAGTACCTCTCGAAGATACGAGACAAGAGTCTAACAGACAATAACTTTACTAAACTAAAGAAATTGCTGACTTTTAAAGGACCCAATGAACAAAAAGGATAAAGAAAATAGGTTTACACTAGAGTTTCCAGAACAACTATGTTGTAGTGAGTTTCTGGCATATCTAATACTTATACGCTGTTGCATTGTCTCACATTAGCATGCTTTTGTTGAAACAATTACTTGAAATACTATTTTGAATTCTTATATATGCATAATGGCTCGTAGGAGCATAATATATTGGTTTACCTTGTATGATCCTTATGGTTTATCTTTGGGTTCTTATTATTTCTTATGATGTGTAGCTGAGGCCGCGGTTATCTGCTAAACAGCATGCTTTGGATGGAACCAAGAGTGCCGGTGAATTGAAAAAGCCCATAGTAGGTACAAAAAGTATACAAACTCTATGATATGGTGAGAAGTGGTGTAAAAGCGTGTATAGAACCTGGCTCGTCAGTCATTGAACATCTTATATATCAAATCGAGTTAGAAATTTTGACCACAGTTAACTGGATTATGGTTTTTGTAGGCAAGCGCAcgagcctctctctctctctctctctctctctctctctctctctctctgtgttaaGCCTAACTTCCTTTTTAAGTTACCAGTGTTTGTTGTTTGCACAATGTGACAAGTCATTGCTGCATCAAGATATAAATTAAAGTGGTTCTTTTTGAGGTTGCAAAAGAAACTCTGAAACTGAAGGTGCTTTTGTGTAGTCCAAAATTCAGGGTGGAGCTCCAACGGTTATGAAAAGAAAGCAAACGATTCTTCCAGTGGAGAGAAACTGTTTGAGTAAGGTAGCTCTCACATTCGACGGGACTAGTGTGGGATCGGGTGGATCAAAACACGTGGATTGACGTTGGTAGGGAGAAAAACTTGTCAGACCACTACTTCATATAAGAGTTGTTCCAGTTAGAATCGCCAAGTCATTTTCACATGTCATTTTTAGCTTATCACATCCTCTTTATTTATGGTTATCAAATTTAATAAATCAAACAGAATCAACGGTCAGGATTAAACATGAGTGTGTAAGAGGCTGAGGCTGAGGCAAGTCATTTGATTTAGTAATGAAAaactggaattttttttttactgtttaaCTAATTGCCCCCAACaagaaagtaaaaagaaatgtatatgttttttttttttattaagaaaatgATATTCCAAACTATTCTAATCTATAAAAACAACAATTCGAACTTAAAAACAAGGGGTGATGACATAACCTTAGCCGACTGACCATTCACATTTGATCTCTAATTATATGATTACATGTTTAACTTGTTCCCAGtcttttttttggctttttttaaaAAGAGGGACAACTGAACGATGAATGCGACCTCTAGACTGCGACAATTTCACACAGAATGAATGATGAATGCACACAGTTGCGGCGTCATTCTACTCCTAGTTCATCGTCTTAACTTCAATTTCCAGTTGTATAGCAGTGTGAATCAAAACATGCAATCACTATTGCGTACCCTTCTCCATGCTTCAGGattcatgagagagagagagagagagagagagagagagagagagagagtattctTGCACAACAAGCAAAAtgataaacaaataaattctGAAAAGACGGGATGActaaggtaaaaaaaaatgctataTTTCATTcagaaaaatgacaaattatCAAACCTTTTCCTGCAGTTGTGCTACTGGAACATAAATCACAGTGTGTTCAT from Pyrus communis chromosome 4, drPyrComm1.1, whole genome shotgun sequence harbors:
- the LOC137730555 gene encoding uncharacterized protein, with protein sequence MCTKCDDHCSCRRAQPISEGNKNFDDSRPLIFPRSSSQLSAVTMSESSAPNFVYKRRKLQGNRVTVFPGERENTISGDFFSFLNSEASTVAAKEELVSQLHHETEATRAHFVAPRSCKRVGHVLNSESFNGCSAGEELIFNEAPKNNVQKLLEVSSVNDSCSSSKSNMEHVSTSAKTEVDETAECSFSSAIVMEAVGDLSEKDLCISILRSLGLLGDSQVTTIGGSAEDIDTISGEIHHRSCKICSRSGTTLKMLICDHCEEAFHMSCCHSRMKKPPIDEWFCHSCLKKKHKILQEKVTLPNITSVMSREASSKGQMNPIMLMLRDIEPYTTSVRVGKGFQAEVPDWSGPTNGDISGIGEPLELDSSEYARLHGLNCNKPSRHSSIGNWLQCREVVDRTNGTICGKWRRAPLFEVQTNDWECFCSNLWDPSRADCNVPQELETDQVLKQLKYIETLRPRLSAKQHALDGTKSAGELKKPIVGTKSIQTL